CCTTGGGGAACGAAGTGCTGTCGAGTATTGAATTCAGTGAAGCCAGATATTGATCGGTATCTTTGCTGTCAGGCTGGCTGTCTGCCACCGGGAAGCTCAGCGGCGATGACTTCGAGGCTTCTTCTCCTGCAGACTGGTTCCCTTCAGTGCGATGATTCGTCCAATCATTGCTGGAGGTATCGCTTGAAGTTTCTGAAACAGGATGCTCACGCTCACGCTTGGAATCATCCTGATTCGCGAAGGCACTGCTTTCAGCCTCGCCCGAATTCGTGTTCGCAGACTTTGACTTTCCACGTCCCCAGAAGTCGAAGGTGGATGATTGCGGAGCCTGCTGTGGCGCTGATTCCTGCGAGCTTCGACTCGTCTCCGCAGCTGCATCATTCGAGCTGCCCAAGTTTGAGTGTGTCTGCCCGTCTTCAGGATAGTTGACTTTACCCGCGTTGGCCTGCTGAGGTACAAGATCGCTATCTGCTGGACTTTGCGTCACGGAGCTGGTGTGAGACGAATATGATTGCTGCGGTTTTTCTGGCATCTGCGCCGTTGCCTTGGCTTCAGTCTGGGATTCACCTTGTGACTGGTTGAATATCGCCTGCTCTTCACGATGCAGGTTCTTGAACATGGCGCGACCATCGTTCTGCGAAGCTGATGCATCCGAGGAAGGTCTGTTGTCCGAATACGATTCATTCGCATATGCAGCAGCATCGTCTCTTGCCTCGGCGGAATCTTCGCCGAGCCTATGGCTGTCACGGATTCTCGATGGAGGTGTTTGTATGGAGGAGCCGTTCTCGTCAAACAAAGGACGAATGGTTTCAGTGGACTGTCCAACTTCACGCTGTGAGAGTCCGTCAGAATGCGAAACGTCTGTCGCATCCTGTGTCGTCGGTTGGCTTATTGGCTGGAAAACCTGTGTTTCTTGCGCATTAGGATTTTCTTGTTCTGCAAGTGCAGCCAACGAACCAAAATCGGAAGCCTGAGGTTCATAGCTTGGCACGGTCTGTGGTGACAAGGTCTGTGGTGGCACGGCCTGTGGCGCATCCACCTTTGAATAATCCGTCACCCGCGCATATGATTCAATTCTTGAGAGAAGCTGCACGCCATAGTTGAGGAAATAATCCACTTGACGCTCGTCGTATCCCTTTTTGCCTTTTCGCTGTGTAAAGACAACGTTCGAGACTCGGGTCGGTGTCAGATCGACCAGCTCGCCGGACTCCTGCGCATGCGTAGAGGACTCTCCAAGCTCCTGCGAAAGCTTCTGAGACAGCTGGTCGAGCAAACGATCGACCTGCTTTCGGTCATAGGATGGGTTGCTTGATGTGCCGGGCTTGAAGCGCTCATTCTCCTTGCGTTCACAATGGCTTATGAACTTGCGGTACATGGCTTCGGTCTGGCCG
This Bifidobacterium sp. WK041_4_12 DNA region includes the following protein-coding sequences:
- a CDS encoding DivIVA domain-containing protein; its protein translation is MARKPEANGNGTNIARVGKHKWGYDSQQVDEFLDNAHKLYESPEPKLTQRDIQDVSFGLRKNGYAVGQVDAALARLERAVVDKQTQWEIAQSGRVAWRGQTEAMYRKFISHCERKENERFKPGTSSNPSYDRKQVDRLLDQLSQKLSQELGESSTHAQESGELVDLTPTRVSNVVFTQRKGKKGYDERQVDYFLNYGVQLLSRIESYARVTDYSKVDAPQAVPPQTLSPQTVPSYEPQASDFGSLAALAEQENPNAQETQVFQPISQPTTQDATDVSHSDGLSQREVGQSTETIRPLFDENGSSIQTPPSRIRDSHRLGEDSAEARDDAAAYANESYSDNRPSSDASASQNDGRAMFKNLHREEQAIFNQSQGESQTEAKATAQMPEKPQQSYSSHTSSVTQSPADSDLVPQQANAGKVNYPEDGQTHSNLGSSNDAAAETSRSSQESAPQQAPQSSTFDFWGRGKSKSANTNSGEAESSAFANQDDSKREREHPVSETSSDTSSNDWTNHRTEGNQSAGEEASKSSPLSFPVADSQPDSKDTDQYLASLNSILDSTSFPKVDLDIPDLDFPTTDSVDGGNAAGTNSSTGNHADRNGSGQSPHNTSRNMFNNGDNGSQAQKQ